GGCTGCGAGGAGCCATCCATGATCGGCATTTCCGGGCCGTCCAACTCGACGACGGCGTTGTCGATCTCCAGCATGACCAGGGCGGCCATCAGGTGCTCAATGGTGGCGACGGTCACGTCGGCGGCGTTGGTGATCACGGTGCCCAACTGGGTCTTGCAGACCGCCTCGGCGCTGACCGGCACGCGGTTATCGCGATCGGTCACGTCGGTGCGGACGAAGACGATGCCGGTGTTGGCGGCCGCCGGTCGGACCGAGACGCGGGTGCGGGCGCCGGTGTGCACGCCGACCCCGGCGAAGATCGCCGGGCCCTGCAGGGTGTGTTGGAATGCAGATGCGGCCAAGACCGGAACCCTCTTGAAGTGGTCCGGCCGGGAGTGGCCACGGAACGCCTCAGATGCCCTTTTAAGGTTATGTTGCGGCGCCGCAAGACACGTCCTGTTTCCGAATGTTTCGATTTGGGTCGTCAGGATTTGTTAGCAGAATCAAAGCTTAGAGCCCCTCGCCTAACACGCGAAACGGGCCCCGAAAATGCAACAAGGCCGGGCGTGACACCCGGCCTTGCGCGAAGTTCAGTCCGGCGTTTTCGCCTAGTTGGCGAGGCGACGCAGGAAGGACGGGATTTCCAGGTCTTCCTGGCCCTCGGCCTGTTCCTGCGGGGCCGGAGCCTCGGCAGGCTGCGCGCCGCCGCGGGCGGCGGTCCGGGCGGCCGGCGCGGGCGCCGGGGCGTCGTAGCGCGGACGGCTGCCGAACAGACTCAGAAAGCCGCCGCCGCGTTGCGGACGGCGATCCTCGAAGGCCGCGTCGGTGAACAGCGGCTCGTCCTCGTCCTCGGCCACGGCGGGATCGACGATCCGGGTCATGGGCGCGGGGGCAGGTTGCGGCGGCTGCACGGCGGCCTGGGTGATCTGGGGCTCGACCCAAGCCGGCGCGGGAGCCGGGGCCGGGGCCGAATAGAGATCACCTTGGGCCTCATCCTCCAGGTCGAAGCTGGCCTTCGGGGCCGGCGCGGGAGACGGGGCGGCGGCGACCGGGGCGCGATAGGCCGGAGCCTCATAGCGAGGAACCGGAGCCTGGGCGGCCGGGGTGGCGTAGATCGAACGCACAGGCTCGGGCGCGGGGCTTGGCGGCGGCGAATAGGGTTGGTGCGCCTGTTCGGTCGCCCGCAGCGGTGGCGCAGTCAGCGGACGGCGCTCCACCTTCGGCTCAATGGCGGCGATCGACGCCCCATCCATGCCCGTGGCGACGACGGAAACCCGGATCATGCCGTTCAGCGTCGGGTCGAAGGCGGCGCCGAAGATGATGTTACCCTCGGGATCGACCTGTTCGGAGATGGCGTTGGCCGCCTCGTCGACTTCCAGCAGGGTCATGTCGAGACCGCCGGTGACGTTGACCAGCACGGCCTTGGCGCCCTTCAGGGAAACCTCGTCCAGCAGCGGGTTCTGGATGGCGTTCTGGGCGGCCATCAGGGCGCGGTCTTCACCCGACGCCTCGCCGGTGCCCATCATCGCCTTGCCCATCTCGGTCATGACCGTGCGGACGTCGGCGAAGTCGAGGTTGATCAGGCCGGGCAGCACCATCAGGTCGGTGATGGAGCGGACGCCGGAGTGCAGGACCTGGTCGGCCATGCCGAAGGCCTCGGCGAAGGTGGTCCGCTCGTTGGCGACCCGGAACAGGTTCTGGTTCGGAATGACGATGAGGGTGTCGACATAGCGCTGCAGCTCGGCGATGCCGGCGTCGGCCAGGCGCATGCGGTGACGGCCTTCGAAGTGGAAGGGCTTGGTGACCACGCCCACCGTCAGGATGCCCCGCTCGCGGGCGCATTTGGCGATGATCGGCGCGGCGCCGGTGCCGGTGCCGCCGCCCATGCCGGCGGTGATGAAGACCATGTGGGCGCCGTCGAGGTGCTCACCGATCTCGGGAATGGATTCCTCAGCCGCGCTCATCCCCACTTCCGGGTGGGCGCCGGCCCCCAGGCCCTGGGTCACCTGGACCCCGAGCTGGATGCGCCGGTCGGTCTTGGAGAACGACAGCTGCTGGGCGTCTGTGTTGGCGACGACAAACTCGACGCCCTCCAGCCCAGCTTCGATCATGTTGTTGACGGCGTTACCGCCTGCCCCACCGATGCCGAAAACAACGATGCGCGGCTTCAACTCGGTCGCGCGCGGCGCGGAAAGTGCAATAGCCATAGGGACCTCTACGTCCTCCGTCAGTCATGCTGGGAGACAAGGCGACCCGCCCGCCAGGCTCCCTCGACGGATGGCGTTAAGGAAACGCCTACCATCGTTAATTGGCGGTTAACTGCATAAGGCGAGTCGGAGGTCCGTCGAGCCGCTAACCAAGCAAATTTGTTGGCGCGTAAGGCTTAGGTGCGATTCCCCGGCCCGAACTGCGACACCCTGACTCACAGATTTCGTCAAGCCGCTGATCATATTCAAAGAACAGGATCGCGACTCAACTGAGTCGAATGTGAGTCGGCAGGCGATCCGGTGTCAGCCTGAGGTCAAAAACCCAAGTTGAGCCTATCTCAGCTTCAGCATGAACCTGTGGACGAACCGCCTGGAGCGGTGAGCTAGAGGTTCTCGCGCAGCCAGGCGGCGGCCTTGGCCACCGGGTTGGCGCCCGGGTCCACCGGATCGCGGCGCAGCTTGGCCGAGGCCAGCGCCTTGGCCGAGACCGCCTCACGGGGGCCGAAGGCGTGGCGATGCAGCACGCCGGCCGCCGCGCAGAAGGCTGGACCCGAGGCGGCGTCGGCCAGGTGCGGCACCCGGCGCGGACGGCCCAG
The sequence above is drawn from the Phenylobacterium glaciei genome and encodes:
- the ftsZ gene encoding cell division protein FtsZ → MAIALSAPRATELKPRIVVFGIGGAGGNAVNNMIEAGLEGVEFVVANTDAQQLSFSKTDRRIQLGVQVTQGLGAGAHPEVGMSAAEESIPEIGEHLDGAHMVFITAGMGGGTGTGAAPIIAKCARERGILTVGVVTKPFHFEGRHRMRLADAGIAELQRYVDTLIVIPNQNLFRVANERTTFAEAFGMADQVLHSGVRSITDLMVLPGLINLDFADVRTVMTEMGKAMMGTGEASGEDRALMAAQNAIQNPLLDEVSLKGAKAVLVNVTGGLDMTLLEVDEAANAISEQVDPEGNIIFGAAFDPTLNGMIRVSVVATGMDGASIAAIEPKVERRPLTAPPLRATEQAHQPYSPPPSPAPEPVRSIYATPAAQAPVPRYEAPAYRAPVAAAPSPAPAPKASFDLEDEAQGDLYSAPAPAPAPAWVEPQITQAAVQPPQPAPAPMTRIVDPAVAEDEDEPLFTDAAFEDRRPQRGGGFLSLFGSRPRYDAPAPAPAARTAARGGAQPAEAPAPQEQAEGQEDLEIPSFLRRLAN